ACTAACAACATACCCTTTGGGATAAGAAGAAACCTCCAGACCAAGGAAATAATGAATAGAACctaaatccttaatcttgaactgATCATCAAGAAAGGATTTAAGAGAATTCAACTCAACCAAATTATCCCCAgcaacaaaaatatcatcaacgTAGACAGCTAGAACAATATGACTATAGGTAGTACATTTCATAAATAATGAGTAATTATTCTTACTGGATGAATAACCCTGAGATAATAAAGCTTCAGAAAGCTTTGAAAATCATTGTCTAGAAGCTTGACGATGACCATATAAGGACTTTTTAAGAAGACAAGCTAAGGGGGAACTAGAAGTAGAAGAAACTGTAAGACTAGGTGGTATTTTCATGAACACTTCCTCATGAAAATCACCATGAAGAAAAGAGTTATTGACATCCAATTGAAAAACTGTCCAGCCCTTTTTTGCAGCCATAATAAGAAGACATTTTATGGTAATAAGCTTAACCACCGGAGAAAAAGTTTCAGTAAAGTCCATCCCTTCTGTTTGAGTATCACCCCGAATAAATAAACAAGCTTTATATCTTTCTGTAGAGCCATCAGATTTTAGTTTTATCTTATAAACCCACTTGCAGGAAATAGCTTTCTTATGAGGAGAAATGGGAACTATGTCCCATGTGTCATTAGCCTCAAGAGCTTAAAACTCTTTGCACATGCCATTCTGCTAGGCAGGTATAACAACAGCCTAATAATAATGTTGGGGTTCATGCAGTTGAACCTCAGTAGATGAAATCCTGGATATACAATTTTCAGGCGCATGAGAATGAATGGAAGAGAAGGCGTAATCTTTTAAGTAAGTAGGTCTATATACTGGTTGAGTAGAATATTTAGTAGGAATGGGAATGAACGGGGTCAGATTAGTTGGAGGAGGTGAAGGAGTAGTAGGAGATAGATCAATAGTAGGAGATGAAAATGGATGAACAACAGGAGTTGGGGAAGATATAACAGGAACAtcagaacaagaagaagaagggtTAGGAAAGAAAGAAGGAGCAGAGGAGTTGGAGTTGTAAGGAAAGATATGCTTATGGAATACCATAtcccttaaattaaaaataaaatgattgttgAGATTTAAAAGTTTATAGCCTTTCTTGCCGAAGGGATACCCCCAAAATATAGAAGGGATGACCCTTATTTGAAATTTGTCTTTACCAAACCTAGGAGAAGTGGCAAAACATAGAcacccaaaatattttaaattcgtATAAGAAAGGGGAGACTGATGACGCATTTCAAAAGGAGATTTATTGTTGAGAACTGGTGAAGGGAATCTATTAATTAGATAAGTTGCAGTCAACATACAATAATCCCAATGTTTTGTGGGTAATTTAGATTGAAACAGTAAGTCTTGAGGTGTCTCAAGAAGGTATTTGTATTTTCTCTCACCACTCCATTTGTTATGGAGTGTAAGGGGTAGTAGTTTGATGtataatgttatttttttaaaaaaagagatgcAGCAACACAACTACCTAATTCAAAAACATTGTCAGTTCTAAAACATTGAGCAGTAGAATGAAAATGACATTTGACCATTGAGGTAAAGTCTTAATGACAGTCAAAGCAGCACTCTTCAAAGATAGGAGATGAGTTCAAGTAGATCTAGAATAATCATCTACAAAAGTAAGGAAATACCTAAAACCATTGTAACTTTGGGTATTATATTGTCCCCAAGTATCAATGTGGGATAATTGAAATGGTTTAGTAGTATGTATACTACTTTCTGGAAATATGAGTCTTTGTTGCCTAGCCATGGGGAAAATAGAACAAATAAAAGATTATTTGGTGGACAACTTATCAGATAAGAAAGGAATACTGTACattttataaaaaagaatatgtCTAAGTCTTTGATATCAAAACAtatcaattttatttatgttttatagaATAGTACATGAAGAAGTGGGAAATATATCAGGAACATTAGGAATAGTAGCACAAACACAAGAACTAAGAGGCTGAACAGGAGGAGAATGAACTACAGGAATTAAAATATGTGTGAAAGTAGAAACAGAATCTGAAACTACAGTAATACAAGTGCTTGGGGAGAAGGTGATAGATGATAAGCCTTGAATGCAAGAAGCATCAACTGATGAAATACTCTCCGGACATAGAAAGTACAAGCCTTTTTTTTCCTACCAAGTTCAATCGCCTCTTCATAGAAGGGACCTGTAAGAAACAAGTGGACTTAGTAAAGATTGCATAACAATCAAACTGATTATAAGTTGAAACAggaaaattaaattgaattggaaagaaagCACAAGAAGTACATTTTGTAAGATCATATTATGTCTTAAAAATAAGGAACCTATGGAAACAACTTTAACTTTGTAACCACTAGGGTGAGTTATGAGATAAGGTGTAGAAATGGGTTGAAGGTTGTGAAGCAACTATTTATGTGAATTCATATGATTGGTAGCTTCGAAAGCTAAAATCCAAGGAAATACACCTAACTGAGTGTTGCACACACCTATACACCAACATAATGCATGTTAggactactaaaaatattatttaacacACCTGGAAAATTGGAAAATCCAGAATGATCTGCATATGTGGAATCATCTGATTGTAGATCGGAAGACAAGTGAGTCTGGTCAGATTGATTTAAAAGATgatgaaattgattattatttgaatggATGCGCAATAGGCTAGTGAATATGACCGAAAGAAGGTGTATCAACTTGGGCACATGCAGAATATTTCTTGCCCTTAGTAAACTAAAAATTTGGTGGATATCTATGTAATTTATAACATTTCTCCATGACATGACCACTCTTCTTAAAATATCTGCAAATAACAAGACTATTGTTGGGGTTCTTTggatcaaaatagattttttggGTATATGGTCTAGCACCACTATGTGAATGACTTGGAACATCAGATGTGAATTTCTAGGAAAGATAAGCTCTTTCCTGATTATACCTCCTACCATGGTTTTGAAAGGGTAAACCTTTACTTACATCACTATATCTAGAAAATGATATATAGAATGACATTAAGTCATTTGGAGGAGGATAAAATAGTGGATTTTTTGTTTATTGCTCATCGTTTTGGATCATAGAATAAACATTGCCAAGGCTAGAAAGTGGACCCATCATAAGTACATTACTTCGACAGGTAAAATAGGCTTTATTAAACCTAGTAAGAAACTGAAATAGTTTCTGTTCCTCAAGGAATTTTTGTAGTGCACCATATGTGCCAGTTGGTCCCACATTTACAGTATTAAGTTAATCCTAAATAGCCCAAAGTTGAGTAAAATAGAAAGTAACATCAGAGGTCCACTATATTATACTACCTAATTCCTTTTGTAATTGAACATATTTGGATCCATTAGACTTCCCACACCTATTATTTATATCATCCCAAATTTCCTTGGCAGTGGCAAACCCTATGACACTCATAGCTATGTTTCTGGATATAGAATTGATTATTCAGGCAATGACCATGTCATTTCATCATTTCCAATATAACTAATGAGGGGATTTGGGTACAGGATTAAGGTTTTTACTAGTGACTATCCCTAATTTATTTTTACCAGAAAGAGAAATTATCATACTTTTTCTCTAACTAACAAAGTTATTTCCACCGAATGGTACAGTTATGAGTTGAGTACCAGAGTTATCATATGGATGCACATAAAATGAGTGAGAATAATTAATAGAGAAAAGTGTAAAACCTTCAGTAGATGTGCTACCAGGAAAATTATCCGACATTGTTCCACAAACAAACGCAACTAGCAACTAAGAGAAGGATATTACTGTATTTCTTCTCAAAACCTGAAGAACTAGGTCTTATGAAAATAAATTTGGGGAAATAGATGATAGAAGGTAACATAGTGTCGATTTCACACTGAATAAGGAAAACCTCAGGATTGCCATCGCAACACCACCATTGGAGACCTCAAAATCATCGTCGGAGACCTTAAAATTACCATTGCAAATCCCTAAATTCACAAAAACCCAATTTTTTCAACGATGTTCAAGTACCAGAGTACAAAATTGGATCCCCTCTCTGATACCACATTATATTTATGAAGAAAACgaaattgaaatatcaaaatatattaagATTAAGATAAGAAAATGAGAAAAGATCCAGATCTTTGAAACTGTACAAATAAAGATATCTCTTCTTTACTGTTGTACAGagttctctctctctatatatacatgactttataaaaagaaagaaatgtaaaaatatatataggaGCAACTAAATTGGGTCGGGTGCACGTATCAATAATTGGGCCTAGGCCTTGTGTCTATTATATCATAACATTCTATATGAGAAAAGTTACCATACATTATACACATAAAATTAGCTTGAAGATGAAAGAAACTAGATGTGTGAAAGTAGAAACCAAGTACATAGAATTGAAGTCGTGGAAAGACTAGAACCAATTCTACGTTGGATTGGAGAACTAGAAGGCAACTACTTTATTtctatataaatagaatgaaTTATACTCTAAGTATGGACTATACTCAAAGACAAAAGCATTAGAGTGAGAGGAGTTCTGCACAAAGAgtcttaaaaaagaatttttgctACAACGAAAGAACATATATTCTTATCATGATTTATCCATACAATTCTTGAAGTTGTAataattagtttattttattggctccaaaataatatatttattaacttCTATTTTTAAGGGATTTCATTGAGAGGATGGagtcattgaagaaaaaaatagtagagaTAGTAGAGGTTGGGATTTTGAACACTTTTTTAGTTATTGCAAAGACTGCTGTAAACCTAAAAGTTTAATTTGAGCTCGAGTTGAGTGGAAGAGTTTGGAAAAATCCTATATATGTGGGTTATGATATTCACCTTCCTTGAGTAAGGATTTTCTGTAGAGAAATAGCAGAAAAATATGTAATTAGGAAGACTTTCTGCTAGCCTAAGATCGTTAACCAAGATCggaagattcaactaaaaagAGGAAGCTATGAAAAAATAAGGAAGAACTTTAATATGAAGAACACTACTTGAATTGAATTGTTTTAGTTGGTTACAAATGTTCAAGACTCTTCCCTATTTATACTTGTCTATGGATGATTCTAGAAATTCTTCTAAATACATGTACAAGAATATTCTAGCAAACATTATCTTCTAGCTATCTAAGAATAAtctagatatttttaaaaaataattatcctaAATATTTTGCTAGAGTATTCTAGAGACTTTACTAAAAAAAACTATGATAATTCACAATActattcaagaaattttaactagaaaactatgattttcttccaaaaattcactttagatatttttcacactcccccttaaagtgattttttggaaTCTATCCCAAACTTGTTGCAAAAGAACTCAAACAAAGATTTGCATCATACCTTGGTGAAACTCTTAGCAGTTTTTTTTGAACTCCTCTTTTTTCTTCCAATGATGAAAATTTTTCGTCATCGATTTATCCTTGTTGAGTTTTATGAAGTTGACTTTGTGAGCTCCCACTTTCTTTGAATTTTTCCACAGCTTCATTATCTAGTGATATAAgcataaagagaaaaaaagagtacaaggAATTaacaaaggttcaagcttcggattGAAGAtccttttggagccttttcaatcTTGTTCATGCAAATAGGAGCTTATGAGAGCATGATGTCTTCAACCAAGGGAGTGTATTTGCTAAAACGTGAAGAAGAGCTTTTAATACACTCCAAGAAAGCCTTGAATACACTCTAAAGACGCCTCAACTTAGGgatattatggtcttttgagactCTTTTtctacactccaaaggagcacccttcattaagggtattttagatgttgtcttgtaatagtataaatagacccttagctttaatttttcattagactttgatgaattgaaattgactattactcttagtgtagcttctttccttagtgtagggatTGGAAAAGctatcttagtgtaggtcttggaaaatacatccaaacttgagagattaatacatttgatggatttcacttgtgttgatcaattagCAAGAAAGGTatgattgaggagtgtgaattcctttggtccacctaagagtgaggttttaAATCCCATTGatgaggtgtgtttgaaggtttgatacactttATTGTGCTAATCATTGGTGATAGTAAGGCTCTCATTACCTGTCTTTACTTTTATGTAtatcttcttcatcccctttcttatTGTGTTGCTTTCTTTGTtttgtggttgctgatttttgagTCTTGAGTCCTTAATTTCATGTATTAGGTTTAGATCTTATgacatttggtatcaaatccttggTTATGGTTGTTctaacatccctaaatcttggttttagtgttcttgtTTAGAAAATCacaacaaaaaagagtcaaaaatctaaaaatgcaagaaaaaggtgttgtcttgtgtgtttgttgtagatCCAAATTTCCAGGTtagttctatatttttttattgtgttttaaaggtttctagtgctagatcctttctctctagcacataaggagtctagatctacttttagagtgaagatTGGTTGAGTTTGAACTAAGATTAACCATGGCTATAGAGTTTTGAAGTTTTTAAGCTAGATATGAAAATTACCCTTGCTATTTAGAAGTGTGttgtggctgatttttagtgGGTTGATTTTTTTTTGGCATAATGAACCTAGATCTACAGAAAAATTCAGATTTGGAGTCCATTTGCctgttggtcaaacttggtcaacacttgaatattcatcttgttcattcATCCtcttcatatcttagtgaagaagaatattcaagggtgtttgtttgatccaaaaaggggaagaaagagagtgaaaaagttgTTAGTCCAAAATCATATTCCAAGAATACCAAGTCTTCCAAAAAGGaagaggggacaaggggacaagCAAGTACACTTGAAAGTACAAGAGGGGGGACCaactcattttgaattcatttgaagctccaaaaaggctTCAAAACCTATATTTTTTCCTCTAAACCGAAATCCTTTCATCCCTAAAGAAGTGTTTGGCCGAAACAAAGATTtgggaaattgaaaattttaaaaagtgacaATCAACCACGTAGTGCCACATCATTACTTGTGATCAACCAAATTTATCTCTGAAattagattttcttagtttctaattgttttttctagttttaattttatttcttctatccctaattaacaactagtaagtactactagtttggtaattagattaaAGTCCTTTTTTTTGcgtctttgatttttgtgtgcttttgtcatttttgagttcatagtagtttgttggttcaagtccgtacatCATTTTACTTGAGTTGTATCAAACAAAAATCGACTCCAAGCCAAggcatattcaccactcaattcacttgccaagtattgctaagtattcaacacttgtgagaccaagtatGAGGTGAGATACTAGAGTGAGAGAGTTGGTGAGgatatttgaactaacttgtttattcattttgtaggttatttatttcttttaggtACATGGCTTCCAATAATTTGGATGCCACGTTTGATCGCATGAATGCCCATTAGGATAGCTTTATTGAAGATATACTACAAATGCTTAGTACACTAAATCCcaattttgggataagtgatgaagaagtgagtccaaagggaaacattgacatattcccttgtaatgtggaTCATGAGGGCTGCCATGAtgcaaaagaaagtaaagaatacACTTCCCATGATCTATAAGGTAATAAAGCTATCTTCTACACCtctagaaacttgaattgttgtgatgtggctagtagtggccaaagtggtgtagttttggattttcttagtgaagaagtgtgtgaatcttccttttgtgatactcttcgtgttgttaggttgcataaggaccaaactcttattGTGAGTATGTAAGCACTAGTTGATcttttagatgacaaaatcaattctttccgtaagaatgatttgtatccatctagtgctagcacttataacttgaataaggtttcattaccaagtcacaagagtattcacacactagttgacacTTGCAAAAACCAaagtgagtctacgttggtatgtgagttgccaataACTAGTGAAGATGTGAATGACGGAATGCATCTTATTGAGGGAAGTCTTCTAGGCCGTAGATCCTCATTCTTGAATGTTAATCTTCCCTTAAAATGAAATGATTTGAGTGATTGTGAGTATGATGTCCTAGTAAAAGGAATGAGTAACCCCAGCTTATATCCTTGGCTACTTCATCCATTTGATCCCAGTGCACTAGTAGGGTAGGGAAGGGATTGTCTTTTTGTGTCGTCATTTTTCCTTGATAATAACCTTATCCTCATCCTTTGTACTTATCATACTAAGTGTTTCATGGTTAAAACAAAGGATTTctggttgtattttaaaagtgtaccccctcggcATGAGAGCGTGATGCCTTCAACCAAGGGAGTGTATTTTCTAAACCCTGAAAAAGAGCTTTTAATACACTCCAATGTAGCCTTGAATACACTCTAAAGATGCCTCAACTTAGGAatattatggtcttttgagactCTCTTtctacactccaaaggagcacccttcattaaggatattttagacattgtcttgtaatagtataaatagacccttagcttctatttttcattagactttgatgaattaaaaTTGGGTATTAATCTTAGTGTAgcttctttccttagtgtagggatttaaagccatcttagtgtaggtcttggaaaagacatccaaCCTTGaagattaatacatttgatggatttcacttgtgttgaacAACTGGCAAGAAAGGTGTTaatgaggagtgtgaattcctttggtccacctaagaatgaggtttgaactaccattgatgaggtgtgtttgaaggtttgatacactttattgtgctaatcattggtgatagtaagggtctcattacctatatttacttttatgcatctcttcttcatcccctttgtTATTGTGTTATTTTCATTGTATTGTGGTTGATGATTTTTGAGTCTTAGGTCCTTAATTTCTTGAATTAGGTTTAGATCTTGTATCATCTAGAGACACACATAATAGAAATGTTTGAAGCCCTGGGATTCAAGATTTTAGAACTTACTCTTTTTGAAACAATTTCATAGCACAAGGATATTTCATTTGTATCAGCCTTCTCATTGGATTTGATAATGATATGAACATCAATTTTCTGTGAAGACTTAGTATCATAACAGAATCCACCAGTAGATTTCATTTCTAGCTGTTCAATCATATTGTATGTCTCTTTATCTAAAATTGGGGCTTTACTTTCAACGCCATTTTTCATTAGATTTTTTGCTTCTTCATCAACTTTAAATATTGCTCTGAGCCAATGATTAACCTTGATACAATAGATGACTGATCAGAGACTTCTACTTCTACTATATCTCTCTTAATGATTTCTCTGATAAATTTATCACTGGCATATTGATTTTCAGACACTGTCTGCTCAGAATCTACTTCAATATATTTCACGTTCAGAATTTTAAGGCCAATTTCAGGACCTGCTTCTTTGATTTTGTCGATAACAGCTACCACATCTTCAGTCTGAATATGTTCTGTATCTCCTTGTTTTTTATCAATATCTTTCTTCCCCATAGATGGATTGAATTATATTTGATCCAATTTCTTTCCAAATTTATGAAAGTCAAGGCATATATTTCTCGACTCTCACCTGCTTAAAATCTTCTCCAatctcttcttcttcaacaacttttttagTTTGAGCCATGTTTCTCTCTATGGCTCCACAATATCTTCTTATGTGTCCTACTTTTCCAAATCGATAACATCTGGGAGACTTTTTACTATAATTGTTAAAAGACTCTTCCTTCTTTCCAAGTGAGCTTGAACAACTTGAGAATTGAGAGTTAGGTATATCTCTTGGGTTTCTTTTAATGTTTGTCTTGTCGATTGCAAaagtattttctttcctttctttgaaAAATTCACCAGTCAATTGTTTGGCTAATAACTCTTGTAATGATAATAAATTTTCAAACTCCTCCAAGGATAGTTGTTGAATCCATCCTTGAATCGATGTTACAAAGGAAATATATTTTGGCTTCAAACCACGAATCATAATTTTTCTCATTCGTTCTTCAGAGATAGCTTCATCCGAATTTAATAAAGAGATCTCagaacataaattcttaattcttAAGAAATATTCAACAATAGAAAGATTACCTTGGCTTATGTTGGCCAATTCATTCTCCAATATCTGTACCCGAGCTTTATTCTTCTTATTGAATAAATGATCGATGGTCCTCCAAATATCATGAGCTGATTTACACTTTATAATACGGTCAAATAAATTAGAGGAGATGGGAAACTTTAGAATGAACTTCTCCTTAGCATTAATCTGCTTCCATTTCTTGTATGCACTACTATTCTCCGATCCATCTTTTAGAGGACTTGTGTTACTCCAGTTAACAACATCCCATAAATCCTCGCCCATAAGGTATGATTCCATACATGTCTTCCATACCTTGTAATTGAACTGATTCAACAACTTCATTTCAAGTCCATTAATGCAAATGATTAAATCCATTTAGACAAACTAGTTGAATCAATCACAAATCCGATCTTGAAATAAACACAAATCAATCTATGactttggctttgataccatgtagagaaatagtagaaaaaattataattgggAAGACCTTCTGCTAGCCCAAAATTGTTAACTAAGATCGGAAGATTTAGTTAAGAAAGTGAGGCTATGAAAAGAGAAGGAAGAACTTTAATATGGAGAACACTATTTGAATTGAATTGTTTTAGTTGGTTACAAATTTTCAAGATCATTCCCTATTTATACTAGTTTATGGATGGTTCTACAAATTGTTCTAGATATATCTAAAAGAATATTCTAGCAACCATTATCATCTAGCTATCTAAGAATAATCTAGATATTTTTATAAGATCCTAAATATTATGCTAGAGTATTTTAGAGACTTTACTAAAAAAAAGCTATGATAATTCACAAGACTATTCTAGAAATAAATTTTAACTTGATAACTTTGATAGTCATTCTTCCAAAATTTCACTTGAGATATTTTTCACATTTTCCACACTAAAAATACTTGTGTTGATTTAttattcttcaatttattttcttgCATAGTCACTCAAAAAGCTTGATTCTTTTGAGTTCTTAGATCACAGCCAAACTAACAATTGTTATAAGTTCATTCAATAAAGACTAGCACTTTAAAAGACCGGAAATTTACTACATATCTGGAGTTCAAGAAGGTCAATCAACAACAAGACCATCATACTTCAATGGTAAATATTATGACCGGTGAAATGCTAGAGTGCAAGACTTTATTCAAGCTATGGATGATCCAAGTCAAAGGAAAAATTTATTCCATTTCAAATGTATCATCAAGTGAAATGTATGTGTTGTGTAAATGTGGTGAGTACCACTTTGGTATAATTGACCTCCCAACTACCAAATTTTGCGGTGCCATTTGCACTTACTTTGTTTTCTGAACGATTAGCACTTACTTTATTTTCTGAATGAATCGAGTCGCGATTATATGTTTATGTTACTGgaaaatcattttgaaaatttattaatgAAAACCTTTGTTTTAAACTAGAGAAAAGGGTGAtggttcaaataatttttcaaggAAGATATTAGACATTTCAAAAAATCAACACATATGATTATTgaagatttcaaatatttttggctaaaataaagataactaaaagtttgagagatattttaaccattttttgaaaaaaataaattaatcattatataaCCATCCTCTTGTTTTGAAAAGATGAAATAATTCGAATATTTATCTTTCAAGTAACTTAAATTATGCTTATTCGAGTTAATACTTCAGATCAACTGGTTAGTCCAAATTCATTGCTAGACTAACATAATTAATTCAAACCTCTTATTTAATAGcttgaaaatatataaaagaatattTAAGTTCTTCTCAAAAGTTGAACACtcattttaataatttgaaaacCTGAGATTGTCTTGAATTGTGTGTATAAAAGATTATTTCTGAGCTTCCAATCAAGAGCGAAATGAACCTAAATTTATTCTAagtcttaaattaaaatagagagGTTTCCACTTTCATAAAACTAGTTATTAATGCTAAACTTGTCTAAGTTGTGGAAATTGTTTTAAGGGAAAAGAATACAATTTTTAAGGGAACTAGATATCATTAAAACAAAAATGaattgatttgaaaaaataaaaataactatatgaTCATTTATGTGGTAAGAACAAATCATCCATGTTAAAAACAACACTACAAGATAGACTAAATTTgtatgaaaatacatgaaaaaaatgaGTAAAGAAATTAATTAGGCCTTTGGCTCAGTCGCTGTTGTTACTGCTTCCTTGACTGAGTTTATCTAGGGTTAGCCGAAATATCTTTAGGCATTTCTATTGCTGATTTTATTCGGAATTTGGCCCAAGCAACTTAAGCTGCCGATGCCACTCCTTGTATTTACTTGACTTTTGTCCCAAGGGTTTCCTAGCTAATGCGATAGAATTATTCATGGACTTGGACCCGTATTTCCTTTTTATTCGGTTGAGACAAAAGACCActcaatataataattaaaacttaaat
The Capsicum annuum cultivar UCD-10X-F1 chromosome 6, UCD10Xv1.1, whole genome shotgun sequence DNA segment above includes these coding regions:
- the LOC107874256 gene encoding uncharacterized protein LOC107874256; the encoded protein is MDLIICINGLEMKLLNQFNYKVWKTCMESYLMGEDLWDVVNWSNTSPLKDGSENSSAYKKWKQINAKEKFILKFPISSNLFDRIIKCKSAHDIWRTIDHLFNKKNKARVQILENELANISQGNLSIVEYFLRIKNLCSEISLLNSDEAISEERMRKIMIRGLKPKYISFVTSIQGWIQQLSLEEFENLLSLQELLAKQLTGEFFKERKENTFAIDKTNIKRNPRDIPNSQFSSCSSSLGKKEESFNNYSKKSPRCYRFGKVGHIRRYCGAIERNMAQTKKVVEEEEIGEDFKQVRVEKYMP